The Arachis ipaensis cultivar K30076 chromosome B10, Araip1.1, whole genome shotgun sequence DNA window CCTTACGATTCGGAAATTTCCAACTTCATCTGCAGGGAGGTCTTGTTCGAGCTCGGTGGGTTCGAGATCGTTAGGGGAGTATTCATCTCTTTGGCCCCCCATATACACCCCACCCAGATGTAAGTACAACTACTTCTTGCACACTTGTCAAAACACATGCACATCTAACGTAATGACACGACACACTTTGTAGATACAAAAATTACTGTGGTTGTAAATGCTGATTTCTCTTACATGGTTATAGCTCATCAATACATCTACCATGATAGCATCACTAAAGGCCATGAGAAATAAGGCACCAAGGATTTGGTACTTTTCGTATGACTTTGCTACTGCTGTGCTTACTGATGCTCCCATCCCACAATTGCAGAACAGTTACGAAGGACGCTGGATGCCTCAAACCGAAAACCTGGAACATGTAAGCTTGTTGTTTACTAAAATACAGTTGTAATCCATGTTTGTGAAAAAATGGCATTCTGCATATACTACCACTGAGGCTGAACTGCTATGTTGCCTTCATTGCTTGTTCAGGGCAAGTGTTTGTGCCAATTTGGGAAGCCGGAGACGCATGGTATGTTATGCTGCTGGACGTTAAGGCATCAAAAATATATACGCTGGATGTGAACCGGTCTCCGGAGAGCATTGTGCGAAGGGAGTCCAACATGACTAAGATCGTGAGCTATACTTTGTCTACTATTTTATTCGGTAACCACAATTTTCATTCATTCCGGACGCCATTCATCGGTTGACTTGTTTCTTCCTATTTTTTGTAGTGTCATGCTTTGGGGAAAATATTCGTCCACAGTAGAAACCTCGTTAACTTCCGTCACACAAACCCTGACCCCTCCAATTGGGGACACTTCATCTACCCACAGGGTCTACCAAAAGACCTGGACAGGTTACTCACACTCACTGCCTCAAAAAGGACTGTTTTCAATTTTGCCTGGTGTAAACAATTTGATAAACTTTTAACTTCGGTCAAAACTTTTTGTAGCGCAGAATCTGCAATATGGTGTTTATCCTTGCTACAACACAATGGGGGCTTTTCTACTAAATTATTCCGCCACATGGTACGTCAACCAACCTCCTCCTGACCTTATTTCTTTTGTTTGCCATTGCTGGTAGCCTACTGCCATGTTAACATAATTGCAAATACATTTAAGGCAACATGCAAACGTTACTTTTGTGTTAGTAACCCACCCTTTGGTTGGAATTGTTTTAGGGGAACAGCGAGCACATGCGCATGAGGGCCGCCTTAAACATTGTTCAGTCGGATGTCAACCAGTGCCGTGGGTTCATCGATAGTAAGGCTGAAGTTGTTTGGCGACTTATCACATCCTGCAATGACAAGGATTCCATGAGCGGCGGCGGCCTATAGTACATGCAGTTTGCTGCATTCAAACCACTATAGATGCTCCATTTTTTTGATTCGGTGGCTTGTCACTATGTATAATGTTGGAACAATTTACTTGCATTTTGGTAAATATGTTGTATGATGTCAGCATGGCCAGCTTGCATTTGGTGTAGTGCAGTTTAGGTTGGTCTATATAACTAAATTAAGGATTTTTTGTTGCAACTAAAACATGGCCACACATGTGTGTAGTGGGTGGCCTAATTTTAGTTGCCTAACTAATGGAACCCATGTAATTCATCCTAGCTGTGGAACAATTATCAACATTTCATGTGACACTACATCTAATTATCAACATTTCATGAGACTCTTGTTGGCGCAAACTCCTACTTTTATATATCTGGTTTGTTTTGTTACCTGACACCAAAAATTGTGCTATTTTCAACGACACTGCTCAGTTGACTGTCTATCTTTTGACTTTTTTTTATCTAACTATTGAAATGTTTGATGGATATCAACTTCTACATAtgtattttatgatttttctgcATGATGGGTTAATGTTCCCTGCTTAGAAACGGAAATTTATTCTAACTAAATAAAAAGTTAATGATGTCAATGCTTCCTTTATTTACCTAAAGCCATTAGGAGCTTTAATTTAGTAAGAACTTTTCATGGTTTCATTATCCTTTCACCCATTAACTCTCTACTTGTAGACTACACATATCCTGCAACGATATCATGCATCAAAAAGCTAAAAATAAGGACGTAACGCATAATGAGACTGTCAATTTTATATTAAAGGGTTTTCATGGCAGCTGTTTTGCCAAACAAACAATTTTGGTCATTTGTTTTGCTGAATGTTGATAACATCATAGTAAAAATGAATACATAGAAAAGTTCTCATAGCTATTCTATCCTATTCAAGAACATAACTTACCGCAACCACAAACATATGGAGCAATACACAAGCGAAATTAGCTAATTAGTAGACAAACATTTCACTACGGTTTAGTTCCCAACAACATGAACTCCACCTACTGGACTTTAGTTATCGGTCAACGGGCTTGCAATCACACGCACGGTCTTGCTACCTCTCTGGCTTTGGTCTTCGTCGCCGGCATCCTACGAACCAGACGCAAATTAGGATAAAATTCCCCACTTTATATCAATGTTAGTGCATGCATATGAAATGGATCATTATCATCTACTTAATTAACGGACCCACCAATCAATCCATTAATAAAGAGGGATCTGCCATTTCAAACCAATACTCATATTGCAGATTTGTGTATGCCACACAGTGAGTCCCACAAGGTTATTTAGTCATTCAATAAACTCTACTTAATATACTGAACTGGTTTGCCCAGAAAATTATTTGACATCCATATAGCACATCATAAACACAAACTTTTCCTACTAAAAAGGTTAGTCACTGTACGTACCGGGGCATGGCTCTGTGATTCACTGTGGGGTACAATATCTTCTGTCGGGTCTTGGCTACATGTTGGCTGACTTGCTGGACCGCTCGGGCAATGAGTTCGGCGATGTCCAACTATACCACAGGTGCTGCACTTGCGCCGCTTTCTTCCCCAGCACCTAAAAGGCTCTTGACCACGCCCAGTTCCCTTACTCTGAACCGCAACGGGATCGCGCACTCCTTCTTCGGCACCATCAACGCTGCACCTGCCGGTAGTCCCAACACCATTCTTCATTTCCAAGAAAGCGGTTTCTTCAACTATCTTCTCCAAATAACTCTTGAAATCATTCTCTTGCATACACGCAACTCTTGCCAGCCGCTTACAATGCTGCAGGAAAGCACCCACTCGAACCTTGTATACTGCATTCACATCCCCCTCTTTGTTCATGGGGGAAGACCCCTCCAGCTCAACCTTGGCAGTCTTCGACCAGCGTTTCAACACTATGCTTTCCGGAAGACAACCTATGTCCAACTGCACCAACACCGCAAGTATGTGCACACAAGGTAGTCCGAACGACTCAAACCTCAGGAAACTACAAAAAAAGGAATTCTCTCGAAAATGGTGGGCAACAGTCCATCGAAATTGTGGCCTACGATACTTCTGTGTCACATAAACCGTCCGATCGTCTAATTTGTTGCACTCTACAATAGTAATCCGCACGCTTCTCTTCAGCGCATCTCTAAAACGCATAAATATTTTCTTCGTGTAGTTCAATGCACCTGAGTTCTCTAGCTCTGGAAACTGAGTTTGGAGCACGGGGCTCCCATACAACGACCTGAAGTCAAGCTCATCCTCATTATTCCTTAGGAAATCAACACACCGTTGGAAGTTCGTGACAAACTCCAAGATTCCGTATCTCCTCTCCACAAACCTGCCCATTTTTGCATGCAGTGACTCACATCGAGATGTTGTTCTCAGCCCAGCATAAAAGCAACCGCGTATGTATGCCGTTGCCCATGACATCTTCTTAGCATATAAATCCTTTACccacttgatgagcggataatttatacgctttttggcattgtttttagtatgttttcagtataatttagttagtttttattatatttctattagtttttaaataaaagtcacaattctggactttactatgagtttatgtgtttttctgtaatttcaggtattttctggctgaaattgagggagctgagcaaaaatctgattcaggctgaaaaaggactgctgatgctgttggattctgacctccctgcactcaaagtgaattttctggagctacaaaactctaaatggcgcgatctcaattgcgttggaaattagacatccagggctttccagaaatatataatagggcatactttgctcaaggatagatgatgtaaactggcgttcaacgccagttccatgttgtagtctgacgtcaaacgccagaaacaggttacaaatgggagttgaacgccagaaacaggttacaacctggcgtttaactctagaaacagcctaggcacgtgagaagcttaagtatcagccccagcacacaccaagtgggccccagaagtggatttctgcaccatctatcatagtttattcattttctgtaaacctaggttactagtttagtatttaaacaaattttagaggtctattttcgcacctcatgacattttagatctagactttgtactctttgatggcatgagtctctgaactccattgttgggggtgaggagctctgctgtgtttcgatgaattaatgtaactatttctattttctattcaaacacgcttgtttctatctaagatgttcattcgcacttcaatatgatggatgtgatgatccgtgacactcatcaccatcctcaacttatgaacgcgtgcctgttaaccacctccgttctaccttcgattgaatgaatatctcttggattccttaatcagaatcttcgtggtataagctagaatccattggcagcattcttgtgaatccggaaagtctaaaccttgtctgtggtattccgagtaggattcagggattgaatgactgtgacgagcttcaaactcacaagggttgggcgtagtgacagacgcaaaaggatcaatggatcctattccagcatgagtgagaaccgacagatgattagccgggcggtgacagcgcacctggacctttttcacagagagggcggatggtagccattgacaacggtgatccaccaacacatagcttgccataggaggaaccttgcctgcgtgaagaagaagacagggagaaagcagagattcagaagacaaagcatctccaaaactccaacatattctccattactgcataacaagtatttatttcatgctcttttattctttgcaattcacactgataattataattgatttcctggctaagatttacaagataactatagattgcttcaaatcaacaatctccgtaggattcgacccttactcacgtaaggtattacttggacgacccagtgcacttgctggttagtggtacgagttgtgaaaagtgtgattcacaatttgtgcaccaagtttttggcgccgttgccggggattgttcgagtttgaacaactgatggttcatcctgttgcttagattaggaagattttgtcttttgggtcagagtcttttattattgttcttgttaaaattttagaatccttattttctttttcaaaaatttttcgaaactttatttttttattttttttatttttatttttactaataattgagtttttctgtttgagtttagtttcatattttaagtttggtgtcaattgcatgtttttattttcttttaaatttttgaaactgtgttcattgttctttcttaatcttcaagttgttcttgtttattttccttgtttgatctttagtttttcttgttttgtgatttttcttgtttttcttgtgcattttcgaattattagtatctaaaaaaaaatttatttattaaataccttgttaaaacactttaaatttatagctcaattggctagagcgtgatgcttatgttcttggtaattggctatcttcttttttaaaactttttcaaaattaaattttctttgaataaatcttgtgccaaactttaagtttggtgttttcttgtcaatctttctataattttcgaaaattttattgaggttttctaaaaattttaagtttggtgttctttcttttgttcttgttgttcttgtgagtcttcaaagtgttcttgagttttccttgtgtcttgatcttaaaatttttaagtttggtgctccttggtgtttttccctccaaaattttcgaaaacaaggagcattagatctaaaaattttaagtcttgtgctatcttattgtttttctctttcctctttaaattcaaaaatatctttttcctttattttaattgatttttcgaattttccttttaaaaattcagattttattttaaaattttttattttatcttatcttagttttaaaatttcaaaatttaaatgtttttcaaaaaaaaaaaatcatatctttttcaaaatcttatcttatcttatttcaaatttcaaatttcaaatttcaaaattcaaatttcaaaatttaaaattatttaattttcaaaactttttaatttaaattccttatcttctcttacctagcctattttaatttttctaatctcaaattttaaaatcaaatctttttcatatcttttcttttttattttatttttttattttattttcttacaagtatctttaattttaagacatatctttttcaaaacttcctaaccaatttctctctctttatttttttcgaaaatcctcacccatatcttttcctaatctttttaattaattaatttagttttcaattttcttttatttatttttcttcaaattttcgaatttatagtcaatttttcatttattttcttttattttattttagtttaatttcggttttcaaaaaaaaaaaatttatttgcaatccgcatcatctccctttcaacatcatggacataagtggaaatgaacagtctagaaggactctggggtcatatgctaaccccactactgcttcatatgggagtagtatctgtataccctccatcggagtcagtagctttgagttgaattctcagctcattatcatggtgtagcaaagTTGCCaatatttcggtcttccacaggaagaacctacagagtttctagcacagtttttacaaattgctgacacagtacatgataaggaagtagatcaggatgtctacagattattactgtttccatttgctgtaaaagaccaagctaagaagtggttaaataaccaacctaaggctagcataaggacatggaaatagctatcagaaaaatttctgaatcaatacttccctccaaaatggatgacatagctaaggctggacatccaaggctttaaacaaggagataatgaatctctttatgatgcctgaaagagatacagagagatgctaagaaaatgtccctctgaaatattttcagaatgggtgcagttagacatcttctattatgggcttacagagaaagctcagatttctctagaccactcagctggtggatctatacacatgagaacgacaattgaagaggctcaagagcttattgatacagttgccagaaatcagcatctatacctaagcagtgaatcttccatgaaagaagaggctaaaacagtaactgctgaactcagtcctgcagaaaaAATTACTGAAtttaatcagcaattagactttctaacaaactAGCTgaccgaattcaaggagatactacaagacacaag harbors:
- the LOC107620606 gene encoding protein FAR1-RELATED SEQUENCE 5-like, with the translated sequence MSWATAYIRGCFYAGLRTTSRCESLHAKMGRFVERRYGILEFVTNFQRCVDFLRNNEDELDFRSLYGSPVLQTQFPELENSGALNYTKKIFMRFRDALKRSVRITIVECNKLDDRTVYVTQKYRRPQFRWTVAHHFRENSFFCSFLRFESFGLPCVHILAVLVQLDIGCLPESIVLKRWSKTAKVELEGSSPMNKEGDVNAVYKVRVGAFLQHCKRLARVACMQENDFKSYLEKIVEETAFLEMKNGVGTTGRCSVDGAEEGVRDPVAVQSKGTGRGQEPFRCWGRKRRKCSTCGIVGHRRTHCPSGPASQPTCSQDPTEDIVPHSESQSHAPDAGDEDQSQRGSKTVRVIASPLTDN
- the LOC107624419 gene encoding uncharacterized protein LOC107624419 — translated: MLLDVKASKIYTLDVNRSPESIVRRESNMTKICHALGKIFVHSRNLVNFRHTNPDPSNWGHFIYPQGLPKDLDRLLTLTASKRTVFNFAWCKQFDKLLTSVKTFCSAESAIWCLSLLQHNGGFSTKLFRHMGNSEHMRMRAALNIVQSDVNQCRGFIDSKAEVVWRLITSCNDKDSMSGGGL